The Prosthecodimorpha staleyi region CATGCTGGTCGAGCATGGCGCCGCCTGCCAGGTCGGCTGTGCGGTCTGCCCGGCCGGCGCGATGATCGAAGCCCTTCAGGACGTGCAGGAGAGCCTCGGGATCGAAGGGCGCGACGAGACCTATCGGTTCGATGAGGTCTACGCGGTCGCGGCCGAATAGACGCGGGACGACCAGTCGCGGTCGGTGAGACCGCTGTCGGACTCGCAATGGGACTTACGATGCGGGCCGCGCTCTGACCCGTGCGGGGCCGGCCGCCGCGGTGTTCTCCTCGCGCGTTCCTTGCGCATTCTGCCGACAAGACGTCGTTCCGGATGGAACGCGCGCACGGCACGACAGGGCTTGGACGGGCCCCGGCCGGACCCCGCCGGTGTCCGCAGCGTGTGGTCCCGGTTGCTATATATTTGATGAAAATGGAATATTGGGCGAATGTTTGTGAATTGGACGAGTTCTCGTCTTCGTGCCCCTTAATCGCCTCGGCTATCCGTGATTAGATGATGTCGGGTCTGCGGCCGACGGACCGCGTCGCCGGCGCGGTCGGTCGCCGCTGTCGAGATGGCGGCGTCACGAATAGGCCGGACATGACCGCCGCCCAATCGTCGGCTGTCGGTTCCGGATCGGTTCGACGAGCCCGGAATGTCCGGCGGCCGATCGGCTGGATCGGGTCTTGCCGTCGCTGCGGAAGAGCCCATGTACCGTTTCCCGAGTTCTTGAAAGCGCTGTGGAGTTGCCCATGAAAGGTGATCAGAAAGTCATCGAGTATCTCAATCGCGGCCTGCGCAGCGAGTTGACCGCGGTTAGCCAGTACTGGCTGCACTATCGCGTGCTCGACAATTGGGGCTACAAGGATCTCGCCAAGTTCTGGCGCAAGGAATCGATCGAGGAGATGAACCACGCGGACCGGTTCATCGAGCGCATCCTGTTCCTGGAGGGCCATCCGAATCTGCAGCTGCTCGATCCGCTGCGCATCGGGGAGACGATCGAAGAGGTCATCCTGGCCGACCTCGCCGCCGAGAACGAGGCCCGGTTGCTCTACCAGGAGGCGGCGTCCCACTGCGAAAGCGTGAAGGACTACCCGTCGCGCGACCTGTTCATCGCCCTGATGACCGACGAGGAAGGCCATATCGACTTCCTGGAGACGCAGCGCGACCTGATCAAGTCGATCGGCGTCGCCCTCTATGCCCAGAAGCATATGGGCGAACTGGGCGAGTAATCGCCGACCGCGTGGCCCGGTCCGGCCGTGAAGGCCGGTCCGGGAAGCGGCCGGGCCGGGAGGTGGTTCGGTCCAAGAGGTGGTGCCGATACGGCCGAGGCGGTGGAACGGCCGACGTGATGGTGGAATGCCGCCGGCGTCGCCATGTCGTTACGGAGCGCCGATTCGATTGCCGTCGCGGCGCTGCCGGCGCGATCGGCATCGCCGTCGCAGCGTCCTGCGCCGACTTGTGCGCACGGCCCGCAGCGTTCGGCACGGTCCGCCGCGTTCGGCAGCCGTGACGCAGGCGCAATCGGCCGATCTGTCGACAGGGCGATCTGCCAAAAGGGTTCAATCTGCCGACAGGCGTCAATCTGCCGACAGCGCAAGGGGACACCTGCCCTCGACGGACAGCGCTCCGGCGGAGCCGTCCCTGCGCGTCCCGCGCCTGCTGTGATTCCGGCCCGCCCGCAGTGCCTCCGGCCCGCCCGCAGTGCCTCCGGCCCGCCCGCAGTGCCTCCGGCCCGCCCGCAGTGCCTCCGGCCCGCCCGCAGGCCGAGGACCATCCACGACCCTGCCGCCGAAGACCCTCGCTGTCCTTCGGACGATCGGTCCGCCGAGGCGGACAAGCCCAATCAGGCGACTAGGTCGGTGCGGCCTGCGCGGGTGCGATAGTGGTCGAGGACGGAGAGACGCACGGCGGAGGCGAGATTGGTAGCCTTGCGATTGCGGTCGATCTCGGCGATCAGGCGCGGCAAGGTCAGGCCGCGTTGCGAAGCGATCTCTTCGAGGCCATCCCAGAATTCCGCCTCAAGGGCGAGGCTGGTCCGGTGGCCGGCAATGGTCAGCGAACGCTTGTCCATGCCCGGAGCCGGCGAGGTCTCAGGCGGCAGGACCCGGGTCTTCAACGCACGCTGCTCCATCACGATTCGTCTCCCTCCCGCCGATGGCCTTCGAGCCGGCGCTCGGTCCGGTCCGCCTCGGCTGCCAGGGCGCTCCGTTCGGCCTTGGTGCGCCCGAAGCGAACGCGGTTTTCCGCCGCTGTTTCGCGCCGTTCGGCCAGGGCTTTCGCCTTGCGCGCCTTGCCGAGGCTGACGATTTCGCCCATCGCCTGGATCTCCGTCCCTTGAACCTGACAATAACCTTTCTGACACGGACATCGACAAACGGCAACCCGTTCCGTCCCCGTTCCGGGTATGACGGTATTCCGTTAACGCATAGATGGCGAGGGGCAGCGCGTACTTCGGGCGGCGCCGTCGACGAGGTCGACGCAATCTGCGAACTGCGGGGCAGCACCCGAGGGGCAGCGATCGGCGCACCGGGGGGCGCGATCAAACCAGGGCAGACCGCCGGACAGGGCGTGCGCCGGCGCCTCGGGTCCGCGCGATCGGCGGGGCGTCGGCGCCGCAATCAGGTCTTCTTGCGAAAGCTGTCCATCGAGATGACCGTCGCCGAGGGCGGCGGCTCTTCGGTCTTGCGGTCCGATGCCGGCGATTCGGGGGCCGCGGCGACCGCAGGCTTGGGTTCCGGCTTGATCTCCGGGATGCGCGACGGCTCGGTCGGCACGATGCGCGGGCCGGCCGCCTTGGCGGCCGCGTCCGGAGCGCTCTCGGCATCCTCCGCGACGATGTCGTCGTCGTCCTCAGCTTCAGCTTCGTCGCGCACCTCGAACTGCAGGCCGAACTGCACGGACGGATCGAAGAAGCCCTTCACCGCCGTGAACGGGACCAGCAGCCGTTCCGGAATGCCGCCGAAGGACAGACCGACCTCGACCGCATGGTCGGTGACGACCAGATCCCAGAACTGGTGCTGCAGGACGATGGTCATCTCCTCCGGATAGCGCTGGCGCATGCGCGTCGACAGGCGCACGCCGGGATGGCGCGTATCGAAGGAAATATAGAAATGATGCTGGCCGGGCAGGCCGGTCTTGACGACTTCCTGCAGCACCTTCCGGACCACGCCGCGCAGGGCCTCCTGCACCAGGACGTCGTAGCGGATCAAATCCTGGGTCGGCTCGGTCATTCTGGTCCGCGGTCGGTACGGCCCGCCATCGGCGGACTGGAAAGGGAAGTGGAGGTTTCTGTTGCCAGGTACCTCCGAACCCCGCCTGACGGTGCTACCCGCCAGGACTTGGTACCGGATTAGTTACCGCTCACGCGGCAACCGCAACCGGAGCATAGTTGTCGTTGGCAACTATAAAATTGACCCGATAACGGCGGTATCATGCCGGGCGAAAGAACGCTCTTTAGGCCCTCGTCGATCCTAGTTCGCCCCCGCCGGAACCCGCCCCTGCATCGTGCCGGACGGGTTCGGGTGGAGGCGCCGGGTACCGCCCCCGGGTCCGAAAGGCTTATTACAACGGCCGTTTATCGCCATAGTCGCCTTGCGACGACGTCGTGAATATAGGAGGCGGGGGGCTGGAAGGGAAGAGGGGCGGCCAAACATGCCCGGTGGTGCGGGGTAGCCGCCGCCGACCGGAACGGCGTCTCCCGATCGGACGGGAGCGTCCGTTCGGGCAGGACGTCGCGAAAGGCCGCGGTCTTGACCCGGTCCGGAGCGGCCGGGCCTGTCGATGCGGGCGGAGCCGATCCTAGTTGCTGCCGCGGCAGTTCCCGGCAGGCACCGCCGCCGCATTGACCTCGAACTGGCTGACCACGGCCGGCTTGCGGGCTACAATCTGGCTGCGGTCGTTCGACTGCAGGTCTTCGTAGCTATACGGGGCGATGCCCCAGGTCGTGACGGTCAGCTTGCCCGACTTGGCGTTGACGGAGAACTCGGTCCAGCCGTAGCTGTGCATGGCCTCGTAACCGCCCTTGGTGAGCTTCGCCGGCACGTTCGAGCCGGCCAGGCCGAGCGGGTCGTAGGACAGGCCGGCCATGGACGAATTGATCACCGAGGCGACGAAGTCGTCCTTGTCGTTGACGGAGGCGTCCGCATCCGGCGCGATCGGCAGCGAGAGGTAGTAGTTGTACTGGTTGTTGTCGATCAGGCCGACCTGTTTGGCGAGGTCGACGATGGTCGGGCCGAACGGCTCCTCGAAGGCGACCGCGCCCGTGACGATTTCCCAGGCCTTGGAGGCGAGGCGGGTATTGCCGACGTCGTAGGTCAGGTTGTTGACCATGGTGCCGTGCAGGTCGGCGGTCACGAAGACCACGTTCTCGATCGCGTTGTCGGCGACGAACTTGAGCAGGTCGTTGCGTTCCCGGGCGTAGCCCTCGTAGCGGTCGGAGGCGGCCAGCACGCCGAGATTCTGGACCGGCTCCGGCAGCATCACGAACTTCCACAGGATGCCGCGCGCCTTGGCGTCGAGCAGATCGGTCTTGAGCCGGGCCAACTGGTCGCCGCCGAGCATGGTGCGCGCCTGCGTCGCGCTGGCGATCAGGAAGTTGGCGATCTCGGTCGGGTTGGTCAGATCGGTCACGCCCGGCAGTCCGGTATCGCGGAACGAACGGGCGTCGACCATGGCGAACATCGCGGTCTTGCCGAGGATCCGCGACCGGTAGAGCTGCGGCTTGCCGTTGAAGCGCGGATCCGACGAGGACCAGGTCTGGTCGACGATCGGCATGAATTCCGAGAAGGCCTGGAGCCCTGCCTTGTAGCGATTGGTTTCGTTGATGAAGTTGCCGGTCTGATCGAAGCGCGTCGCGTCCGTGCTCGGCGCGGCGCCGCCGGCGAAATCGTTCACCACCTCGTGGTCGTCGATCATGGCGAAGACCGGCGTGGTCGCACGCAGGTCCTTCCAGGTGTTGAGGCCGTAGCGTGCGGTCAGCACCTCGGTATGACGGGCGCGGTAGTCGCCGAGGGTCGAGGCGACTTCGCCGGTTTCGGGACCGGAATAGCGCTCGGCATAGATGGTATCGCCGAGCTCGACGAAGAACTGAAGTCCGCGGTCCGGCACGTTGCGGATCGACGGATAGGGCGCGATCTCGCCGCGCCAGTCGCCGCTGACGCCGAAGCGCACGTCGGACTTGGCGCAGGTCTGCGGCAGGGTCCGGAAGCGGCCGGCGCTGCGGTTGCCGGCGGCGTCGGTGGCGCGATACTCGTAGACCTGGTCGGGCTGGAGGCCGGTGGCGTGGAACTTGCGCGGCACGGCCGGATCGGAAACCATCGAACCGCCGCCCATATAGGACTTGAAGTTCTTGCCGGTGGCGATCTCGAATTTCAGGAGACCGGGAACGGCGGCGCGCGCCCAGATCATCGCGCTGGTGGCGGTCACGTCGCCGGAGGCTACGCCGTTCGGTAGCTCGCTGGCCTCGGCCGGAGACGCGATCGACAATGCAATGGCTGCTGCAAGAAAATGCCGCATCGGATGCCCCCACTCTGCGCCTTCAACGCGATGGGAACCGGCTAGTCCTGGGCTGTAACGTGAGAATGACGTTTCGGCAATTTTGGCATTCGGTCCGGCGATGCCGGGCCATTCGGGATCGTCGGCGTCGCGGGCGGCGCATGGGGCGGCGCCACCCGCGACGCGAGGGTGTGTTGCGACCCGCTCAATGCCAGCGCTCCTCCCGGCGGCGGGCCACCGGCCAGGACCGGTTGCGGATCGCCTCGTCGAGGTCGTCGCGATGCAGGCCGATGTCGGACAGCAGGTAGTCGTCGAGCTGCTCGATCTCGGCCAGCGCCCTGCGGCGGCGGCGATAGGTCATCGCCCGTGCGGCCAGGGCCGCGAGGCCGGACAGGAGCCGGCCGATCAGGGAGGGGGCGAACCCGTCCTGCTGGGAAGCGATCATGTGGGCAGCGTCACGCATGACAAAGTCCTCCTTGACGCGAAACGGCCCGTTTGCGGCCCTTTCGCGGTTTCAAAAGTGGTTCCGTATGGGGCGACCGAGGCGTCCCTGATCTGGTTGCGTCGGCCGATGGGGACACCATGAAGCACCCCGATTGATCAATCAAACGAAAAGGAGTAATGGATTGCTTCAGTGAAATTGATCGACGCGAGGAGGCGGACATGGCCCTGGTGGACGATATGGCAATCGCGGAGCGGCTCGGCGGCGAGCGGGATTTCTCCCCCGGCCCGGTGCTCGAAATCGACCTCCTGCGCACCCTGCTGGCGATCGTCTCGACGGGCAGCTTCAACCGCGCGGCGCGGGCCGTGTTCCGGACGCCCTCGGCCGTCTCCATGCAGATGAAGAAGCTCGAGGACATCGTCGGCAAGCCGATCTTCGCCAAGGACGGACGCGGCGTCGCGCTGACCGGCGACGGCGAGGAACTGCTCGGCTTCGCGCGGCGCATGCTGCAGCTGAACGACGAGGCGCTGGCCCGCTTCCGCTGCCAGTCGACCGAGGGGGTTGTCCGCCTCGGCACGCCGGACGACTACGCCACGGGCTTCCTGCCGCGCATCCTGGCGCGCTTCGCCGCGACCCACCCGCTGGTCCAGGTCGACGTGACCTGCAAGCCCTCGTCCGAACTGGTCGACATGGTCGACCAGGGCGAGATCGATGTCGGCCTGATGAGCGTCGGGGCGACCTGCGGCGTGCCGAATACCGGCGACATCATCCACCGCGAACGACTGGTCTGGGCCGGGCTGCGTCATGGCCAGGTCCATACCCGGCGCCCGCTGCCGATCGCCGCCTCGGGACGCAGCTGCTGCTGGCGCGCCATGGCGACCGAGAAGCTCGACCGTGCCGGCATCCCGTATCGGATCGCCTATTCGAGCGCCCATTATGTCGGCCAGGTCGCCGCTGTGCTGGCCGATCTGGCCGT contains the following coding sequences:
- the bfr gene encoding bacterioferritin, with the protein product MKGDQKVIEYLNRGLRSELTAVSQYWLHYRVLDNWGYKDLAKFWRKESIEEMNHADRFIERILFLEGHPNLQLLDPLRIGETIEEVILADLAAENEARLLYQEAASHCESVKDYPSRDLFIALMTDEEGHIDFLETQRDLIKSIGVALYAQKHMGELGE
- a CDS encoding alkaline phosphatase D family protein; translated protein: MRHFLAAAIALSIASPAEASELPNGVASGDVTATSAMIWARAAVPGLLKFEIATGKNFKSYMGGGSMVSDPAVPRKFHATGLQPDQVYEYRATDAAGNRSAGRFRTLPQTCAKSDVRFGVSGDWRGEIAPYPSIRNVPDRGLQFFVELGDTIYAERYSGPETGEVASTLGDYRARHTEVLTARYGLNTWKDLRATTPVFAMIDDHEVVNDFAGGAAPSTDATRFDQTGNFINETNRYKAGLQAFSEFMPIVDQTWSSSDPRFNGKPQLYRSRILGKTAMFAMVDARSFRDTGLPGVTDLTNPTEIANFLIASATQARTMLGGDQLARLKTDLLDAKARGILWKFVMLPEPVQNLGVLAASDRYEGYARERNDLLKFVADNAIENVVFVTADLHGTMVNNLTYDVGNTRLASKAWEIVTGAVAFEEPFGPTIVDLAKQVGLIDNNQYNYYLSLPIAPDADASVNDKDDFVASVINSSMAGLSYDPLGLAGSNVPAKLTKGGYEAMHSYGWTEFSVNAKSGKLTVTTWGIAPYSYEDLQSNDRSQIVARKPAVVSQFEVNAAAVPAGNCRGSN
- a CDS encoding SspB family protein; amino-acid sequence: MTEPTQDLIRYDVLVQEALRGVVRKVLQEVVKTGLPGQHHFYISFDTRHPGVRLSTRMRQRYPEEMTIVLQHQFWDLVVTDHAVEVGLSFGGIPERLLVPFTAVKGFFDPSVQFGLQFEVRDEAEAEDDDDIVAEDAESAPDAAAKAAGPRIVPTEPSRIPEIKPEPKPAVAAAPESPASDRKTEEPPPSATVISMDSFRKKT
- a CDS encoding LysR substrate-binding domain-containing protein — encoded protein: MALVDDMAIAERLGGERDFSPGPVLEIDLLRTLLAIVSTGSFNRAARAVFRTPSAVSMQMKKLEDIVGKPIFAKDGRGVALTGDGEELLGFARRMLQLNDEALARFRCQSTEGVVRLGTPDDYATGFLPRILARFAATHPLVQVDVTCKPSSELVDMVDQGEIDVGLMSVGATCGVPNTGDIIHRERLVWAGLRHGQVHTRRPLPIAASGRSCCWRAMATEKLDRAGIPYRIAYSSAHYVGQVAAVLADLAVAPLPKSVLDGDLVAIDDRLLPAPGYYEIQIRTSPLASGAAVEALANHIRQSFEAEALASAA
- a CDS encoding DUF4169 family protein, coding for MGEIVSLGKARKAKALAERRETAAENRVRFGRTKAERSALAAEADRTERRLEGHRREGDES
- a CDS encoding (2Fe-2S)-binding protein, coding for MIVCHCNVINDRQIRDVLAIERTPRPRTAGQVYKCMNCRPECGRCLPTIQRMLVEHGAACQVGCAVCPAGAMIEALQDVQESLGIEGRDETYRFDEVYAVAAE
- a CDS encoding ribbon-helix-helix domain-containing protein, which produces MEQRALKTRVLPPETSPAPGMDKRSLTIAGHRTSLALEAEFWDGLEEIASQRGLTLPRLIAEIDRNRKATNLASAVRLSVLDHYRTRAGRTDLVA
- a CDS encoding DUF1127 domain-containing protein; translation: MRDAAHMIASQQDGFAPSLIGRLLSGLAALAARAMTYRRRRRALAEIEQLDDYLLSDIGLHRDDLDEAIRNRSWPVARRREERWH